The Primulina eburnea isolate SZY01 chromosome 6, ASM2296580v1, whole genome shotgun sequence genome contains a region encoding:
- the LOC140834058 gene encoding uncharacterized protein isoform X1, with translation MSEGGERMCPLCAEEMDLTDQHLKPCKCGYEICVWCWHQIIDMAEKDETEGRCPACRTPYNKEKIVGMTSNCEKLVSEMSVEKKLKSHKGKSKTSEGRKQLGSVRVIQRNLVYVVGLQLNFADEDLLQRKEYFGQYGKVLKVSISRTATGAIQHFANSTCSVYITFSKEEEAIRCIQSVNGFTLDGRPLKACFGTTKYCHAWLRNMPCSNPDCLYLHEIGSQEDSFTKDEVISAYTRSRVQQITGATNSSRSGNVLPPPADENCNNSPALSGKLINKTAANTNHNSASGAVVSPPHSSSGRSAALPAGALWGTRSFNNQPISTFTPCSNGPLKPDACNSLVASSAKVASLIQVSSLQTNTGKKLVPIEENSISPDKIKLENLVPAKKESKPDSIAVLKSSSTSAHPPTSPLKQQLHGADTTKSAHNLSKMVGSSLKSFGPSLNNNYMDATDEIIENTCSDFMSLGIHNYAKEIKEAATSEAPGRSENMTNALCVTDSLSDFGLGIPSQPTQVNICETEDDLLSFDNQRLKDPELTASINHLPDIFSSFHVTKLSTIPSVLNTADGPISIDFCGPVVDKKDNLIVSASNFPLKSGGHPYNRLNSLDSNDVEFSNLFPSEDKRLLLGRYEGEVAIGAGNMGENSIISNILSMDFDSLDESLTSPQNLAKLWGETDKPQGSFGVSGSWKIQNSNQSRFSFAREDTNQVTNFGRSSNFLEKEFKQRPFGNDVPYSNIMHLDNDKIAPRNNFPFLGRSESDVFTDSHSNISNNKLSVSRSQISAPPGFSASSRIPPPGFSSYERADQISGTLSGNHIHDASSFSRNQWQTPPSSNTFINCDIEFMDPAILEVRHGTFPGGINSPVLDVKSCYSPQLNTFEEARLQSFLQRSLPPHTNQRINELGDGFSSISDVYGVRSRVMEQTLSNNFSPFSQFTHPQPRNAITSNGQWNGWNEGPGANNLGMAELLRSERLGFNKLYGGYEDSKIHMPGSGNMYNGSYGI, from the exons ATGAGTGAAGGAGGAGAAAGGATGTGTCCCCTCTGTGCTGAGGAGATGGATTTAACTGATCAGcacttgaagccatgcaagtgCGGCTATGAG atttgtgtttggTGCTGGCATCAAATAATAGATATGGCTGAGAAAGATGAGACAGAAGGACGCTGTCCAGCATGTCGTACTCCTTATAACAAGGAAAAAATTGTTGGAATGACGTCAAATTGTGAAAA GTTGGTTTCAGAGATGAGCGTGGAGAAGAAGCTCAAGTCGCATAAGGGGAAGAGCAAAACCTCTGAGGGAAGGAAGCAACTGGGCAGTGTACGAGTTATCCAAAGGAATCTCGTCTATGTAGTGGGGTTGCAACTTAATTTTGCAGATGAGGAT CTTCTTCAGCGGAAAGAATATTTTGGTCAGTATGGAAAGGTGCTGAAGGTTTCTATATCACGAACCGCGACTGGTGCCATACAACATTTTGCAAATAGTACATGCAGTGT ATATATAACATTTTCAAAGGAGGAAGAAGCCATTCGGTGTATCCAGTCAGTTAATGGTTTTACTTTGGATGGTAGACCTTTGAA GGCATGCTTTGGAACCACTAAATATTGTCATGCATGGCTGAGGAATATG CCCTGCAGCAATCCTGATTGTTTATATTTGCATGAAATTGGTTCACAAGAGGATAGCTTTACTAAAGATGAAGTAATATCAGCCTACACAAG GAGTAGAGTTCAACAAATTACTGGTGCGACAAATAGTAGTCGTTCAGGAAATGTGTTGCCACCACCGGCAGATGAGAACTGCAATAACAGCCCTGCCCTTTCAGGGAAGCTTATCAACAAAACTGCTGCAAATACAAAT CACAATTCAGCTAGTGGTGCTGTAGTATCTCCACCACATAGTAGCTCAGGTAGATCTGCTGCTCTTCCAGCTGGAGCATTGTG GGGAACTCGTTCTTTCAATAATCAGCCAATTTCTACGTTTACACCCTGTTCCAATGGGCCACTTAAACCTGATGCTTGTAACAGTCTGGTGGCATCTTCTGCTAAAGTTGCAAGCCTGATTCAGGTTTCTTCATTGCAAACCAATACTGGAAAAAAATTGGTTCCTATTGAAGAAAACTCCATATCTCCAGATAAAATAAAGCTGGAAAATTTAGTGCCTGCTAAAAAAGAATCAAAACCAGATAGCATTGCAGTGCTTAAGAGTTCGTCTACTTCCGCACATCCCCCAACATCCCCATTAAAGCAGCAGCTGCATGGCGCTGATACAACTAAGTCAGCCCATAATCTTTCTAAGATGGTCGGTTCTTCCTTAAAGTCTTTTGGGCCTTCTTTAAACAACAATTATATGGATGCCACTGATGAAATTATTGAGAACACATGCTCTGATTTTATGTCCTTGGGCATCCATAACTATGCTAAGGAAATTAAAGAGGCAGCGACTTCTGAGGCACCTGGAAGATCTGAAAATATGACTAATGCTCTCTGTGTCACAGATAGCCTGTCTGACTTTGGTTTGGGAATTCCCTCTCAGCCGACACAAGTTAACATATGTGAGACAGAAGATGACTTGTTGTCTTTTGACAACCAAAGGCTCAAGGATCCTGAGCTTACTGCCAGCATAAATCATCTACCAGATATTTTCAGTTCGTTTCATGTGACAAAGCTTTCCACTATTCCTTCTGTGTTAAATACCGCTGATGGTCCTATCAGCATTGATTTTTGTGGGCCAGTTGTAGATAAGAAAGATAACTTGATAGTTTctgcttctaattttcctttaaAGTCTGGTGGGCATCCTTATAACAGGCTCAACAGTCTCGATTCTAATGATGTTGAATTTTCTAATTTATTTCCGAGCGAGGATAAAAGGTTACTGTTAGGGAGATATGAAGGTGAAGTGGCCATTGGTGCTGGTAATATGGGGGAGAACAGCATTATATCGAATATTTTGTCCATGGACTTTGATTCATTGGACGAATCTTTAACATCACCTCAAAACCTTGCCAAACTGTGGGGTGAAACTGATAAACCCCAAGGGTCTTTTGGAGTATCAGGTTCATGGAAAATACAGAACAGCAACCAATCAAGGTTTTCATTTGCTCGAGAGGACACGAACCAAGTAACAAATTTTGGACGGTCTAGTaattttttggaaaaagaattcaAGCAGCGTCCTTTTGGCAATGATGTCCCTTATAGCAACATCATGCATCTTGACAATGATAAGATTGCTCCTCGCAATAATTTTCCATTTTTAGGCAGAAGTGAATCTGATGTTTTTACTGACAGTCATTCTAATATCTCCAATAATAAGCTTTCTG TTTCAAGATCTCAGATATCCGCCCCTCCAGGATTTTCAGCGTCTAGTAGAATCCCACCTCCAGGTTTCTCATCATATGAAAGGGCAGATCAGATTTCGGGCACATTATCTG GAAATCATATACATGATGCCTCCTCTTTCTCAAGAAATCAGTGGCAGACACCTCCCAGTAGCAATACTTTTATTAACTGTGATATTGAATTCATGGATCCTGCAATTTTGGAAGTTCGCCACGGTACATTTCCAGGTGGCATCAACAGTCCAGTCCTAGATGTAAAGTCCTGTTATTCTCCACAGTTGAATACATTCGAGGAGGCAAGGCTCCAATCATTTTTGCAAAGATCTCTTCCTCCACACACAAACCAGAGAATTAACGAACTTGGGGATGGTTTTTCCTCCATCTCCGATGTTTATGGAGTTCGTTCAAGGGTTATGGAGCAAACCCTATCCAACAATTTCTCTCCATTCTCTCAGTTTACCCACCCTCAGCCTAGAAATGCAATAACTTCTAATGGCCAATGGAATGGGTGGAATGAGGGCCCTGGTGCAAATAATTTGGGTATGGCAGAACTTCTCAGAAGCGAGAGATTGGGATTTAATAAGTTATATGGTGGTTATGAAGATTCAAAGATCCACATGCCCGGTTCTGGAAATATGTACAACGGGAGTTATGGGATTTAA
- the LOC140834058 gene encoding uncharacterized protein isoform X2: MSEGGERMCPLCAEEMDLTDQHLKPCKCGYEICVWCWHQIIDMAEKDETEGRCPACRTPYNKEKIVGMTSNCEKLVSEMSVEKKLKSHKGKSKTSEGRKQLGSVRVIQRNLVYVVGLQLNFADEDLLQRKEYFGQYGKVLKVSISRTATGAIQHFANSTCSVYITFSKEEEAIRCIQSVNGFTLDGRPLKACFGTTKYCHAWLRNMPCSNPDCLYLHEIGSQEDSFTKDEVISAYTRVQQITGATNSSRSGNVLPPPADENCNNSPALSGKLINKTAANTNHNSASGAVVSPPHSSSGRSAALPAGALWGTRSFNNQPISTFTPCSNGPLKPDACNSLVASSAKVASLIQVSSLQTNTGKKLVPIEENSISPDKIKLENLVPAKKESKPDSIAVLKSSSTSAHPPTSPLKQQLHGADTTKSAHNLSKMVGSSLKSFGPSLNNNYMDATDEIIENTCSDFMSLGIHNYAKEIKEAATSEAPGRSENMTNALCVTDSLSDFGLGIPSQPTQVNICETEDDLLSFDNQRLKDPELTASINHLPDIFSSFHVTKLSTIPSVLNTADGPISIDFCGPVVDKKDNLIVSASNFPLKSGGHPYNRLNSLDSNDVEFSNLFPSEDKRLLLGRYEGEVAIGAGNMGENSIISNILSMDFDSLDESLTSPQNLAKLWGETDKPQGSFGVSGSWKIQNSNQSRFSFAREDTNQVTNFGRSSNFLEKEFKQRPFGNDVPYSNIMHLDNDKIAPRNNFPFLGRSESDVFTDSHSNISNNKLSVSRSQISAPPGFSASSRIPPPGFSSYERADQISGTLSGNHIHDASSFSRNQWQTPPSSNTFINCDIEFMDPAILEVRHGTFPGGINSPVLDVKSCYSPQLNTFEEARLQSFLQRSLPPHTNQRINELGDGFSSISDVYGVRSRVMEQTLSNNFSPFSQFTHPQPRNAITSNGQWNGWNEGPGANNLGMAELLRSERLGFNKLYGGYEDSKIHMPGSGNMYNGSYGI, encoded by the exons ATGAGTGAAGGAGGAGAAAGGATGTGTCCCCTCTGTGCTGAGGAGATGGATTTAACTGATCAGcacttgaagccatgcaagtgCGGCTATGAG atttgtgtttggTGCTGGCATCAAATAATAGATATGGCTGAGAAAGATGAGACAGAAGGACGCTGTCCAGCATGTCGTACTCCTTATAACAAGGAAAAAATTGTTGGAATGACGTCAAATTGTGAAAA GTTGGTTTCAGAGATGAGCGTGGAGAAGAAGCTCAAGTCGCATAAGGGGAAGAGCAAAACCTCTGAGGGAAGGAAGCAACTGGGCAGTGTACGAGTTATCCAAAGGAATCTCGTCTATGTAGTGGGGTTGCAACTTAATTTTGCAGATGAGGAT CTTCTTCAGCGGAAAGAATATTTTGGTCAGTATGGAAAGGTGCTGAAGGTTTCTATATCACGAACCGCGACTGGTGCCATACAACATTTTGCAAATAGTACATGCAGTGT ATATATAACATTTTCAAAGGAGGAAGAAGCCATTCGGTGTATCCAGTCAGTTAATGGTTTTACTTTGGATGGTAGACCTTTGAA GGCATGCTTTGGAACCACTAAATATTGTCATGCATGGCTGAGGAATATG CCCTGCAGCAATCCTGATTGTTTATATTTGCATGAAATTGGTTCACAAGAGGATAGCTTTACTAAAGATGAAGTAATATCAGCCTACACAAG AGTTCAACAAATTACTGGTGCGACAAATAGTAGTCGTTCAGGAAATGTGTTGCCACCACCGGCAGATGAGAACTGCAATAACAGCCCTGCCCTTTCAGGGAAGCTTATCAACAAAACTGCTGCAAATACAAAT CACAATTCAGCTAGTGGTGCTGTAGTATCTCCACCACATAGTAGCTCAGGTAGATCTGCTGCTCTTCCAGCTGGAGCATTGTG GGGAACTCGTTCTTTCAATAATCAGCCAATTTCTACGTTTACACCCTGTTCCAATGGGCCACTTAAACCTGATGCTTGTAACAGTCTGGTGGCATCTTCTGCTAAAGTTGCAAGCCTGATTCAGGTTTCTTCATTGCAAACCAATACTGGAAAAAAATTGGTTCCTATTGAAGAAAACTCCATATCTCCAGATAAAATAAAGCTGGAAAATTTAGTGCCTGCTAAAAAAGAATCAAAACCAGATAGCATTGCAGTGCTTAAGAGTTCGTCTACTTCCGCACATCCCCCAACATCCCCATTAAAGCAGCAGCTGCATGGCGCTGATACAACTAAGTCAGCCCATAATCTTTCTAAGATGGTCGGTTCTTCCTTAAAGTCTTTTGGGCCTTCTTTAAACAACAATTATATGGATGCCACTGATGAAATTATTGAGAACACATGCTCTGATTTTATGTCCTTGGGCATCCATAACTATGCTAAGGAAATTAAAGAGGCAGCGACTTCTGAGGCACCTGGAAGATCTGAAAATATGACTAATGCTCTCTGTGTCACAGATAGCCTGTCTGACTTTGGTTTGGGAATTCCCTCTCAGCCGACACAAGTTAACATATGTGAGACAGAAGATGACTTGTTGTCTTTTGACAACCAAAGGCTCAAGGATCCTGAGCTTACTGCCAGCATAAATCATCTACCAGATATTTTCAGTTCGTTTCATGTGACAAAGCTTTCCACTATTCCTTCTGTGTTAAATACCGCTGATGGTCCTATCAGCATTGATTTTTGTGGGCCAGTTGTAGATAAGAAAGATAACTTGATAGTTTctgcttctaattttcctttaaAGTCTGGTGGGCATCCTTATAACAGGCTCAACAGTCTCGATTCTAATGATGTTGAATTTTCTAATTTATTTCCGAGCGAGGATAAAAGGTTACTGTTAGGGAGATATGAAGGTGAAGTGGCCATTGGTGCTGGTAATATGGGGGAGAACAGCATTATATCGAATATTTTGTCCATGGACTTTGATTCATTGGACGAATCTTTAACATCACCTCAAAACCTTGCCAAACTGTGGGGTGAAACTGATAAACCCCAAGGGTCTTTTGGAGTATCAGGTTCATGGAAAATACAGAACAGCAACCAATCAAGGTTTTCATTTGCTCGAGAGGACACGAACCAAGTAACAAATTTTGGACGGTCTAGTaattttttggaaaaagaattcaAGCAGCGTCCTTTTGGCAATGATGTCCCTTATAGCAACATCATGCATCTTGACAATGATAAGATTGCTCCTCGCAATAATTTTCCATTTTTAGGCAGAAGTGAATCTGATGTTTTTACTGACAGTCATTCTAATATCTCCAATAATAAGCTTTCTG TTTCAAGATCTCAGATATCCGCCCCTCCAGGATTTTCAGCGTCTAGTAGAATCCCACCTCCAGGTTTCTCATCATATGAAAGGGCAGATCAGATTTCGGGCACATTATCTG GAAATCATATACATGATGCCTCCTCTTTCTCAAGAAATCAGTGGCAGACACCTCCCAGTAGCAATACTTTTATTAACTGTGATATTGAATTCATGGATCCTGCAATTTTGGAAGTTCGCCACGGTACATTTCCAGGTGGCATCAACAGTCCAGTCCTAGATGTAAAGTCCTGTTATTCTCCACAGTTGAATACATTCGAGGAGGCAAGGCTCCAATCATTTTTGCAAAGATCTCTTCCTCCACACACAAACCAGAGAATTAACGAACTTGGGGATGGTTTTTCCTCCATCTCCGATGTTTATGGAGTTCGTTCAAGGGTTATGGAGCAAACCCTATCCAACAATTTCTCTCCATTCTCTCAGTTTACCCACCCTCAGCCTAGAAATGCAATAACTTCTAATGGCCAATGGAATGGGTGGAATGAGGGCCCTGGTGCAAATAATTTGGGTATGGCAGAACTTCTCAGAAGCGAGAGATTGGGATTTAATAAGTTATATGGTGGTTATGAAGATTCAAAGATCCACATGCCCGGTTCTGGAAATATGTACAACGGGAGTTATGGGATTTAA